From a single Arachis hypogaea cultivar Tifrunner chromosome 3, arahy.Tifrunner.gnm2.J5K5, whole genome shotgun sequence genomic region:
- the LOC112734087 gene encoding uncharacterized protein — protein MLKPRETLQEWLMGAKNFAMLKKCIDSTSIVHGNMIWALASLWDFFCNHVLSSLVFMLRYIFRFEIEERKIEHAGETKKNESEDYEIDEFAEKLVNLMFPSGEEREDETECSVSVEATTFVSDVHSDKKSAETDEQCYALKEKDPETGGVCEESEGEKEGSDSAEAEAVSYVDGDVKKISESETEYSVSKVHEYGDSVTSTTTSKYEFMARRDISVFEQEPTVLTFSFREFYGDPTASALSSVDAFAREQEEEEYFQEQITSSTSDSLLDDSLQGSEETLVEDNLDEPDLEEDYDEEDDDLEWEEDDDEDEDDDDDEDDELLQQLKMEMRIAKQGGLATILEEEEEEEKQEKTESPSKAIEDLKPLKIEDKKVEYKDHILQIQKVYKSYAEKMRKLDVLNDQTMHAIGLLQLKDPPKLFIMAKSTVKGGKALVSHNLWPRKAEKQTSDPMLKFVQELHRDLELVYVGQVCLTWEILCWQHNKAKELQQHDSPWPHRYNLVAGEFQLFQVLVERFLENEPFQGPRIQNYVKNRCVVRNLLHVPAIKDDNRKDKKITKWGEEEDAIASGKLLEIIKESMQVFWEFVRADKDYENVIPKVSKKRIGNDVSDPEISDLLVDIRAQLQKKEKKLKDIVRSGSCIVRKFQKNKNEDQIQVDHEQFLAQTGLRLISRVVNMKRLRKDQLEWCSEKLNRIKFVGTKIQVEPYFLLFPC, from the exons ATGTTAAAACCAAGGGAAACTCTTCAAGAGTGGTTGATGGGTGCCAAGAACTTTGCTATGCTCAAAAAATGCATTGATTCAACCTCAATTGTGCATGGAAATATGATTTGGGCTTTGGCTTCTCTCTGGGATTTTTTCTGCAACCATGTGctttcttccttggtcttcatgCTCAGATACATATTCAG gTTTGAGATTGAAGAAAGGAAAATAGAGCATGCTGGTGAAACTAAGAAGAATGAATCTGAAGATTATgagattgatgagtttgcagAAAAGCTTGTTAATTTGATGTTTCCGAGTGGCGAAGAAAGAGAAGACGAAACAGAGTGCTCTGTTTCCGTGGAAGCTACTACTTTTGTGTCTGATGTTCATAGCGACAAAAAAAGCGCAGAAACAGATGAACAGTGCTATGCCTTGAAGGAGAAAGATCCTGAAACCGGTGGAGTTTGTGAGGAAagtgaaggagaaaaagaaggatCTGATTCTGCGGAAGCTGAAGCTGTTTCTTATGTTGATGGAGATGTTAAGAAAATAAGTGAGAGTGAAACAGAGTACTCTGTTTCCAAGGTTCATGAATATGGTGACTCTGTTACAAGTACAACCACAAGCAAGTATGAATTCATGGCAAGAAGAGATATCAGTGTTTTCGAACAAGAACCAACCGTCTTGACCTTTAGTTTCCGCGAGTTTTATGGCGATCCAACTGCTTCCGCTCTTTCTTCTGTTGATGCATTTGCtcgagaacaagaagaagaagaatattttCAGGAACAGATAACTTCTTCCACTTCCGATTCACTCCTTGATGATTCTcttcaaggttcagaagaaacCTTGGTAGAAGATAATTTAGATGAACCAGATTTAGAAGAAGACTACGACGAAGAAGATGATGACTTGGAATGGGAAGAAGATGACGATGAAGACGAGGACGACGATGATGACGAGGACGATGAGTTGTTGCAACAACTGAAAATGGAAATGCGGATTGCAAAACAAGGAGGACTTGCCACTATtttagaagaggaagaggaagaggaaaaacaagaaaaaactgaATCTCCATCAAAAGCTATTGAAGATCTAAAACCATTGAAGATAGAAGACAAGAAGGTAGAATACAAGGATCACATTCTGCAAATTCAGAAGGTTTACAAGAGCTATGCAGAGAAGATGCGCAAACTCGATGTCTTGAATGACCAAACCATGCATGCAATAG GTCTTCTTCAGCTAAAAGACCCTCCAAAGCTATTTATAATGGCAAAATCTACTGTCAAAGGTGGCAAGGCTCTTGTATCTCATAATTTGTGGCCACGCAAAGCAGAGAAGCAAACATCGGACCCCATGTTGAAGTTTGTTCAAGAACTTCATAGAGACTTGGAATTGGTGTATGTTGGTCAAGTTTGTCTCACTTGGGAAATCCTTTGTTGGCAGCACAACAAAGCTAAAGAGCTTCAACAGCATGATTCTCCATGGCCTCACAGGTATAATCTAGTTGCTGGTGAGTTTCAGCTCTTTCAAGTCCTCGTGGAAAGGTTCCTAGAGAATGAACCATTTCAAGGCCCTAGGATCCAGAACTACGTCAAGAACCGATGCGTCGTTCGCAACCTTCTCCATGTTCCAGCCATTAAAG ATGATAATAGGAAGGACAAGAAAATAACCAAGTGGGGTGAAGAAGAGGATGCAATTGCAAGTGGAAAGTTACTGGAGATCATCAAGGAATCCATGCAGGTTTTCTGGGAGTTTGTTCGAGCAGACAAAGATTACGAGAATGTGATACCTAAAGTTTCCAAGAAAAGAATTGGAAATGATGTTAGTGATCCAGAAATTTCAGATCTTCTTGTGGACATTAGAGCTCAATTGCAAAAG AAGGAGAAGAAGCTCAAGGACATAGTGAGAAGTGGGAGTTGCATAGTGAGGAAGTTCCAGAAGAACAAAAATGAGGATCAAATTCAAGTGGATCATGAGCAGTTTCTAGCTCAAACAGGGTTGAGATTGATTTCTAGGGTGGTGAACATGAAAAGATTGAGAAAAGATCAGTTAGAATGGTGTAGTGAAAAACTAAATAGGATCAAATTTGTTGGTACAAAGATTCAAGTTGAGCCTTATTTTCTGCTTTTTCCATGCTGA